A section of the Anaerobacillus sp. CMMVII genome encodes:
- a CDS encoding DUF6154 family protein, producing the protein MKLIDDVYEMYKDHLTGDEEDVLIIIYGVLDGFKNEDFAKLFHELSSEEKFEMTVLYLYEKLRLKLAQEGIGHIGNGDDQGTQILH; encoded by the coding sequence ATGAAACTGATTGATGACGTTTATGAGATGTATAAGGATCATTTAACGGGTGATGAGGAAGATGTTTTAATTATTATTTATGGCGTTTTAGATGGTTTTAAGAACGAGGATTTTGCTAAGTTATTTCATGAACTTAGCTCAGAAGAAAAATTTGAAATGACTGTTTTATATTTATATGAAAAACTTAGGCTGAAACTTGCCCAAGAAGGTATTGGGCACATAGGAAATGGAGACGACCAGGGAACTCAAATTCTCCACTAA